A section of the Phaseolus vulgaris cultivar G19833 chromosome 8, P. vulgaris v2.0, whole genome shotgun sequence genome encodes:
- the LOC137823664 gene encoding protein BPS1, chloroplastic-like, translated as MSRAQDGNRSFFPFGNPFRMISPKGPKITSQLLSVLQAFEATLEERLKKLIPESKDEILSLSWMTLAMQVLCESHNDIKTLITDLEMPVNDWDEKWIDVYFDISMKLLDMCNAFSSEISRMSQGHLLLQCALHNLGSSSSEQYDRACSSLDGWKQHICSENVRIEKCGSILDGLLASLDLPKVKKLAKGKVLVQAMYGVKVLTVFVCSVFAASFSRSTKNMLDLNVADVYSWPPTFKRLQNLVNEEIRVRFSCGRFAVLNELESVDSSVKELYPIIQGVVDPIKMESLPGIVGELGRSTAKLSQGLDLLTKEVDSFFHVVLTGRDALLSNLRSGATVIPSNMGGNRNAQIVN; from the coding sequence CCTAAAGGCCCTAAAATTACTTCACAGCTTTTGTCAGTATTACAAGCTTTCGAAGCAACTTTGGAAGAGAGACTGAAAAAGCTTATTCCTGAGAGCAAGGATGAGATCCTTAGTTTATCTTGGATGACTTTGGCGATGCAGGTACTTTGCGAGAGTCATAATGACATTAAAACCCTTATAACTGACCTTGAGATGCCTGTTAATGATTGGGATGAGAAATGGATAGATGTGTACTTTGACATTAGCATGAAGTTGCTGGATATGTGCAATGCATTCAGTTCTGAAATATCACGAATGAGTCAGGGTCATCTTTTACTCCAGTGTGCGTTGCACAATTTAGGTTCCTCCTCTTCAGAGCAGTATGATCGGGCATGTTCTTCACTTGATGGTTGGAAGCAGCATATTTGTTCGGAAAACGTTAGGATTGAGAAATGTGGAAGCATATTGGATGGTCTTCTGGCGTCACTTGATCTTCCAAAGGTTAAAAAGTTAGCCAAAGGGAAGGTTTTGGTGCAAGCTATGTATGGAGTCAAGGTTCTCACAGTATTTGTATGCAGTGTGTTCGCTGCATCTTTTTCACGGTCTACAAAGAATATGTTGGATTTGAACGTGGCTGATGTATATTCTTGGCCTCCAACCTTTAAAAGGTTGCAAAATCTTGTAAATGAGGAAATTAGAGTTAGATTTTCCTGTGGAAGATTTGCTGTATTGAATGAGTTGGAATCTGTTGATTCCTCTGTAAAGGAATTATATCCTATTATCCAGGGTGTTGTAGATCCCATTAAGATGGAATCGCTTCCGGGGATTGTTGGGGAATTAGGTAGATCAACGGCAAAGCTTTCACAGGGACTAGATCTCCTTACAAAGGAAGTTGATAGCTTTTTCCATGTGGTCTTGACTGGTCGTGATGCCTTGCTATCAAATCTGAGGTCGGGTGCTACTGTCATTCCAAGCAACATGGGGGGTAACAGAAATGCACAGATAGTCAATTGA
- the LOC137823665 gene encoding probable polygalacturonase, with product MELLGKTHMRVIGTAFALLLVTLLNSERVESRKAKVVTTSLEYNAINCRAHSASLTDFGGVGDGKTSNTKAFQSAISQLSQYASEGGSQLYVPAGKWLTGSFSLTSHFTLYLDKDAVLLASQDITEWPVLEPLPSYGRGRDAAAGRFASLIFGTNLTDVIVTGENGTIDGQGEFWWQQFHRKKLKYTRPYLIELMFSDNIQISNLTLLNSPSWNVHPVYSSNIIVQGITIFAPITSPNTDGINPDSCTNVRIEDCYIVSGDDCVAVKSGWDEYGIKFGWPTKHLVIRRLTCISPFSATIALGSEMSGGIQDVRAEDITAIQTESGVRIKTAAGRGGYVKDIYVKRMTLHTMKWAFKMTGDYNSHADSHYDPNALPEIKNINYRDVVADNVTIAARFQGISNDPFTGICIANVTLRMAVKAKKQPWTCTDIEGVTSGVNPPPCGLLPDQGPEKITACDFPADSLPIDMLELKKCTTSMTYVADKFLF from the exons ATGGAGCTGTTGGGGAAAACTCATATGAGG GTGATTGGAACAGCTTTTGCTCTCCTTTTGGTTACACTACTGAATTCAGAGAGAGTAGAGAGCAGAAAAGCCAAAGTTGTGACAACTTCTTTAGAGTACAACGCTATCAACTGCAGAGCTCATAGTGCTTCATTGACTGATTTTGGTGGTGTTGGGGATGGAAAGACATCCAACACAAAGGCATTTCAGTCAGCAATAAGTCAGCTGAGTCAGTATGCTTCTGAAGGTGGTTCTCAGCTCTACGTTCCTGCAGGAAAATGGCTCACTGGTAGCTTCAGTCTCACTAGTCACTTCACCCTCTATCTGGACAAAGATGCTGTTCTCCTTGCTTCTCAG GATATAACTGAATGGCCTGTGCTTGAACCCCTCCCATCATACGGCAGAGGAAGAGACGCAGCAGCAGGAAGATTCGCAAGCCTCATATTTGGAACAAACCTTACTGATGTTATTGTCACAG GAGAAAATGGCACAATAGATGGTCAGGGTGAGTTTTGGTGGCAGCAATTTCACAGAAAAAAGTTGAAGTACACTCGTCCGTACCTGATTGAATTGATGTTCTCAGACAACATTCAAATCTCAAATCTAACCCTCCTCAATTCCCCATCATGGAATGTTCATCCAGTTTATAGCAG CAACATTATTGTGCAAGGCATCACCATTTTTGCTCCTATCACATCTCCAAACACTGATGGCATCAACCCAG ATTCTTGCACAAATGTAAGAATTGAAGATTGCTACATAGTTTCTGGGGATGACTGTGTGGCTGTTAAGAGTGGATGGGATGAGTATGGAATAAAATTTGGGTGGCCAACCAAACACCTAGTGATAAGAAGGTTAACATGCATTTCACCATTCAGTGCAACCATTGCCTTGGGAAGTGAGATGTCAGGTGGTATCCAAGATGTGAGAGCTGAGGACATCACAGCCATCCAAACCGAATCAGGGGTCAGAATCAAGACAGCAGCAGGAAGAGGAGGGTATGTGAAGGACATATATGTGAAGAGAATGACCTTGCATACTATGAAATGGGCATTTAAGATGACTGGTGACTATAACTCACATGCTGATAGCCACTATGACCCTAATGCCTTGCCTGAGATAAAAAACATCAACTATAGAGATGTTGTGGCTGATAATGTGACCATAGCTGCTAGGTTTCAAGGAATCTCCAATGACCCATTTACAGGAATCTGCATTGCCAATGTGACTCTAAGGATGGCAGTGAAGGCCAAGAAGCAGCCTTGGACCTGCACTGATATTGAAGGGGTCACAAGTGGGGTGAATCCTCCACCTTGTGGTTTGTTACCTGATCAGGGGCCAGAGAAGATCACAGCATGTGATTTCCCAGCAGATAGTCTGCCTATTGACATGCTGGAGCTTAAGAAATGTACTACCAGCATGACATATGTTGCAGATAAGTTCTTGTTTTAG